The following proteins come from a genomic window of Peptoniphilus equinus:
- the rplQ gene encoding 50S ribosomal protein L17 → MAKLRKLGRPTAHRKAMLRNLVTSLLDKGEITTTLTRAKETKRMAEKMITLGKRGDLHARRQALAYIYDEDVVTKLFNEVAPSYSERNGGYTRILKLGARRGDGAEKAIIQLVK, encoded by the coding sequence ATGGCAAAGTTAAGAAAACTTGGTCGCCCAACTGCACATAGAAAAGCCATGCTGCGTAACTTAGTAACATCACTGTTGGACAAAGGTGAAATTACTACTACACTGACGCGTGCAAAAGAAACAAAACGTATGGCTGAAAAGATGATCACCCTTGGTAAACGTGGGGATCTTCACGCAAGACGTCAAGCTCTTGCATATATCTACGACGAAGATGTAGTAACCAAACTTTTCAACGAAGTTGCTCCATCTTACAGCGAAAGAAACGGTGGTTATACCCGTATTCTTAAGTTAGGTGCTCGTCGTGGCGATGGCGCAGAAAAAGCGATTATCCAATTGGTAAAATAA
- a CDS encoding DNA-directed RNA polymerase subunit alpha, whose amino-acid sequence MIEIEKPSIEIEEISEDGVYGKFIVEPLESGFGITIGNSLRRVLLSSLPGAAVSFINIRGVEHEFDTIPGVLEDVPQIILNLKGIVLRTEEDGPQKLIIDKKGEGTITCRDIDVEGNVDIVNLDHHIATLNEDAEVYMELTVEKGRGYEPAEVKKDEISEIGVIAVDSNYTPIKKVNWKVENTRVGQRTDYDKLILEVTTDGSMQADEATSLAAKVLTEHLDLFIGLTDHANQVNIMVEKPEDDKEKVLEITVEELDLSVRSFNCLKRANINTVEELTSKTEDEMMKVRNLGRKSLEEVVAKLEELGLSLRQEEE is encoded by the coding sequence ATGATAGAAATAGAAAAACCGAGCATTGAAATAGAAGAGATAAGTGAAGACGGTGTCTATGGTAAATTTATTGTTGAGCCTTTAGAATCAGGCTTTGGCATTACCATTGGCAACTCCTTAAGACGTGTACTTTTGTCATCGCTACCGGGAGCAGCTGTTTCATTTATTAACATCAGAGGGGTTGAGCATGAATTTGATACCATCCCCGGGGTTCTGGAAGATGTACCGCAAATCATTTTAAATCTCAAAGGGATTGTGCTGAGAACTGAAGAAGATGGGCCGCAAAAGCTCATCATCGATAAAAAAGGGGAAGGTACCATCACCTGCCGTGACATCGACGTGGAAGGTAATGTAGATATCGTCAATCTGGATCATCACATCGCTACTTTAAACGAAGATGCTGAAGTTTATATGGAACTGACTGTGGAAAAAGGTCGGGGCTATGAACCAGCGGAAGTGAAAAAAGATGAGATTTCTGAAATTGGTGTGATTGCTGTAGATTCCAATTATACACCGATTAAAAAGGTCAATTGGAAAGTTGAAAACACCCGTGTTGGGCAACGCACCGATTATGACAAACTCATCTTGGAAGTCACCACTGACGGCTCAATGCAAGCTGACGAAGCGACATCCCTTGCGGCAAAAGTGCTCACGGAACATCTGGACTTGTTTATTGGTCTTACAGACCATGCGAATCAAGTCAACATCATGGTTGAAAAACCTGAAGACGACAAGGAAAAAGTTCTGGAAATCACTGTTGAAGAATTGGATCTTTCCGTGCGCAGTTTCAACTGCTTGAAACGTGCCAACATCAATACCGTGGAAGAGTTAACATCCAAGACTGAAGACGAAATGATGAAAGTGCGCAACCTTGGACGCAAGTCCTTGGAAGAAGTCGTTGCAAAACTGGAAGAACTTGGTCTGAGTCTAAGACAAGAAGAGGAATAA
- the rpsK gene encoding 30S ribosomal protein S11, translating to MAKKQRTTRTRRRERKNIEKGQAHIASTFNNTMVTLTDMSGNVISWASAGQLGFRGSRKSTPFAAQEAAQEASEKAKEHGLKQVEVYVKGPGSGREAAIRSLQASGLEVTMIKDVTPIPHNGCRPPKRRRV from the coding sequence GTGGCTAAAAAACAAAGAACAACGCGTACACGACGCAGAGAACGTAAAAACATTGAAAAAGGACAAGCACACATTGCGTCCACTTTCAATAACACCATGGTAACACTCACCGATATGTCCGGAAATGTTATTTCATGGGCAAGTGCCGGACAACTTGGTTTTAGAGGATCTCGTAAATCCACGCCGTTTGCCGCTCAAGAAGCTGCTCAGGAAGCATCTGAAAAAGCTAAAGAACACGGCTTGAAACAAGTTGAAGTCTATGTAAAAGGTCCTGGTTCAGGACGTGAAGCAGCCATTCGTTCACTTCAAGCTTCAGGTCTTGAAGTAACTATGATTAAGGATGTTACACCAATTCCACACAACGGTTGCAGACCACCAAAACGTCGGAGAGTATAA
- the rpsM gene encoding 30S ribosomal protein S13, with product MARIAGIDLPREKRVEIGLTYIYGVGRKRSQEILTKADVNFDTRVKDLSEAEEARIREAMDEYMVEGDLRREVAMNIKRLRDINCYRGIRHKKGLPVRGQKTKTNARTRKGPKKLVSKGK from the coding sequence ATGGCTAGAATCGCTGGTATTGACTTACCTAGAGAAAAGCGTGTCGAAATTGGCCTAACCTACATTTATGGCGTTGGCCGCAAGAGAAGTCAAGAAATTCTCACGAAAGCCGATGTAAATTTCGATACAAGAGTTAAAGACCTTTCTGAAGCTGAAGAAGCACGCATCAGAGAAGCTATGGATGAGTATATGGTAGAAGGTGATCTTCGTCGCGAAGTCGCTATGAACATCAAACGCCTCCGTGATATCAACTGCTACCGCGGCATTCGCCACAAAAAAGGCCTTCCTGTAAGAGGTCAAAAGACAAAGACGAACGCTCGTACACGTAAAGGCCCTAAGAAGCTCGTTTCTAAAGGCAAGTAA
- the rpmJ gene encoding 50S ribosomal protein L36, translating to MKVRPSVKKMCEKCKIIKRKGRVMVICENPKHKQRQG from the coding sequence ATGAAAGTAAGACCATCTGTTAAAAAGATGTGTGAAAAATGTAAGATTATAAAGAGAAAAGGCCGTGTTATGGTTATCTGCGAGAATCCAAAACACAAACAAAGACAAGGTTAA
- the infA gene encoding translation initiation factor IF-1: MAKEDVIEVEGVVVDALPNTNFKVELENGHTILAHISGKLRMHYIRILPGDKVTVELSPYDLTRGRITWRKK, translated from the coding sequence TTGGCCAAAGAAGATGTAATTGAAGTAGAAGGTGTCGTTGTCGATGCGCTACCGAATACCAATTTTAAAGTTGAACTTGAAAATGGACACACCATTCTTGCCCATATTTCAGGGAAGCTGAGAATGCACTATATTCGAATCCTTCCAGGTGATAAGGTGACTGTAGAACTTTCCCCATACGATTTAACAAGGGGTCGAATCACCTGGAGAAAGAAGTAA
- a CDS encoding KOW domain-containing RNA-binding protein: protein MEWTTNIVRGTVVKSKNGRDMGHEFIVFRVLDEKYVELVDGKRRTLACPKKKQIKHLWTTNTVYDLNDVTLDAHVRRLLANYVQRKEP, encoded by the coding sequence ATGGAGTGGACCACGAACATTGTAAGAGGCACCGTTGTTAAATCGAAAAACGGACGGGACATGGGTCATGAATTTATCGTGTTTCGTGTGTTAGACGAAAAGTATGTGGAGCTGGTAGACGGCAAGCGACGCACCTTAGCATGTCCTAAGAAAAAACAGATCAAGCACCTTTGGACGACAAACACGGTGTATGATCTGAATGATGTGACTTTAGACGCGCATGTGCGGCGGTTACTTGCCAACTATGTTCAGAGAAAGGAGCCTTAG
- a CDS encoding adenylate kinase — protein MKLVILGPPGAGKGTQAESIVEKFNIPHISTGDIFRENIKNETELGTKAKSYMDKGLLVPDSLVIEIVEDRLSKADAKDGFLLDGFPRTVQQAVSLDAFLDKMGTNLDRVINITVDPAALIERAVGRRVCKTCGATYHIKFNPPKEEGICDKDGTKLIQRDDDTEETVKTRIQVYSDQTSPLIDYYKAQSLILNIDGNQAIDKVFSDIENGLKSK, from the coding sequence ATGAAGCTCGTTATACTTGGCCCTCCAGGGGCCGGAAAAGGGACTCAAGCCGAGTCTATAGTAGAGAAATTTAACATTCCTCACATTTCAACAGGCGACATTTTTAGAGAAAATATTAAAAACGAAACCGAGCTGGGCACCAAAGCAAAGAGCTATATGGATAAGGGACTCCTTGTTCCGGACTCTTTGGTGATTGAAATTGTCGAAGACCGTCTGTCTAAAGCAGATGCTAAAGACGGATTCCTTCTTGACGGCTTTCCTCGTACTGTGCAACAGGCAGTAAGTCTGGATGCTTTTCTCGACAAGATGGGTACTAATCTAGACAGAGTCATCAACATTACTGTTGATCCTGCAGCGCTGATTGAACGTGCCGTGGGACGTCGTGTGTGCAAAACTTGCGGCGCCACGTACCACATTAAGTTCAATCCTCCAAAAGAAGAAGGCATCTGTGACAAAGATGGTACCAAGCTTATTCAACGTGATGATGACACGGAAGAAACTGTCAAGACGCGTATTCAAGTGTACTCCGATCAAACATCGCCACTTATTGATTACTACAAAGCTCAGTCCTTAATTTTGAATATTGATGGTAACCAAGCTATCGACAAGGTGTTTTCAGATATTGAAAATGGACTGAAAAGTAAATAA
- the secY gene encoding preprotein translocase subunit SecY: protein MISTFKNAWKIPNLRKKMLFTLFMLLIYRFGSHIPVPFMNAQVIQKLFNGANQSVFALIDLMSGGSLSDYSIFAANIYPYITASIVLQLLTIAIPSLEALSKEGETGRKTIAKYTRYLAIAIALVQALGYSFGFYGEAVMATTLFEKAVIVLSIVGGSAFLIWIGEQITEHGVGNGISLIIFAGIIARFPVDIVQSYTLVKAGRAHPIFLLILLLIVIAIIVFVVTLNEGERRIPVQYAKRVVGRKMYGGQSTHLPIKVLMSGVMPMIFASSIVAIPATFATFSKDEGFRNFVLEYFTTQGTVGTILYIVVTVLLIVFFTFFYTSIQFNTVEYSKQMQQNGGFIPGIRSGRPTSDYLQRTVNRLVFPGAIALAILAILPVILTKVSGLPFAFGGTSMIIVVGVILETTRTLEQQLLMRHYKGFLNK, encoded by the coding sequence TTGATTTCCACTTTTAAAAATGCTTGGAAAATACCCAATCTTCGCAAGAAGATGCTCTTCACCTTATTTATGCTTTTAATTTATCGATTCGGTTCGCACATTCCTGTGCCCTTTATGAATGCACAAGTTATTCAAAAGCTTTTTAATGGTGCGAATCAATCGGTATTCGCCCTCATCGATTTGATGAGCGGGGGAAGTTTGTCCGACTACTCCATCTTTGCGGCTAATATTTATCCATATATTACCGCATCCATCGTCCTTCAACTGTTAACCATTGCCATTCCGTCCTTGGAAGCATTGTCTAAAGAAGGCGAAACCGGACGCAAAACTATTGCAAAATATACAAGATACCTTGCTATTGCCATTGCCCTTGTACAAGCCTTGGGTTATTCCTTTGGATTCTACGGCGAAGCTGTTATGGCAACCACCCTTTTTGAAAAGGCCGTCATCGTGCTTTCCATTGTCGGTGGCAGTGCATTTCTTATCTGGATCGGTGAGCAAATCACTGAGCACGGTGTGGGAAATGGGATTTCTCTCATTATCTTTGCAGGTATCATCGCACGCTTCCCGGTTGACATTGTTCAGTCCTATACCCTTGTCAAAGCCGGACGTGCACATCCAATCTTTTTACTCATTCTTCTTCTTATCGTTATCGCAATCATTGTCTTTGTTGTAACGCTTAATGAAGGAGAACGTCGCATCCCGGTTCAATACGCAAAGCGCGTGGTTGGACGCAAGATGTATGGCGGTCAATCCACTCACCTTCCAATCAAGGTGCTTATGAGCGGCGTTATGCCGATGATCTTTGCCAGCTCCATTGTTGCGATTCCTGCAACTTTTGCGACATTCAGCAAAGATGAAGGATTTAGAAACTTCGTTTTGGAATATTTTACAACTCAAGGTACCGTCGGTACGATTCTCTATATCGTCGTGACCGTTTTACTCATCGTGTTCTTCACGTTCTTCTATACGTCGATTCAGTTCAACACGGTGGAATATTCAAAACAAATGCAACAAAACGGCGGATTTATTCCGGGCATTCGTTCCGGTCGTCCAACCAGTGACTACCTGCAACGTACCGTAAACCGCTTAGTGTTCCCGGGAGCGATCGCTCTTGCAATCTTAGCCATACTTCCAGTTATCTTAACCAAAGTTAGTGGGCTTCCATTTGCATTTGGCGGCACCAGTATGATCATCGTTGTCGGGGTTATTCTGGAAACAACGCGTACTCTTGAACAACAATTGCTCATGAGACATTACAAAGGTTTCTTAAATAAATAG
- the rplO gene encoding 50S ribosomal protein L15 → MKLHDLRPAEGGGVKSKKRLGRGIGSGTGKTAGRGHKGQNARSGGGVRPGFEGGQMPLFRRLPKRGFTNNFAKKWAVINVEALNAFDEGTEVTPELLIETGLVKAGKAKDGVRILGNGDVNVKLNVKAQHISKSAAEKIEAAGGKAEVI, encoded by the coding sequence TTGAAACTACACGACTTAAGACCAGCAGAAGGCGGCGGTGTCAAATCCAAAAAACGTCTCGGACGTGGTATCGGATCCGGTACAGGTAAGACAGCCGGTCGTGGACACAAAGGTCAAAATGCTCGCTCCGGCGGTGGTGTTCGTCCGGGTTTTGAAGGGGGCCAAATGCCTTTGTTCCGTCGTTTGCCTAAACGTGGATTTACCAACAACTTTGCCAAAAAGTGGGCCGTTATTAATGTAGAAGCATTGAACGCTTTTGATGAAGGCACTGAAGTTACACCGGAACTGTTAATTGAAACCGGCCTGGTTAAAGCTGGCAAAGCCAAAGATGGCGTTAGAATTCTCGGAAACGGGGACGTCAATGTGAAGTTGAATGTCAAAGCACAACACATTTCAAAATCTGCGGCAGAAAAAATTGAGGCTGCGGGAGGAAAGGCCGAGGTGATCTGA
- the rpmD gene encoding 50S ribosomal protein L30 — MKIKLVKSPIGRPVKHKKTVRALGFTKLNQVVEKEDNPQIRGMIKQVAYMLQIED, encoded by the coding sequence ATGAAAATTAAACTTGTTAAAAGCCCTATCGGAAGACCGGTAAAGCATAAAAAAACCGTGCGTGCACTTGGATTTACAAAGTTAAACCAAGTTGTGGAAAAAGAAGATAATCCTCAAATTCGAGGTATGATTAAACAAGTAGCATATATGCTACAAATTGAAGACTAA
- the rpsE gene encoding 30S ribosomal protein S5 — translation MERSLIDARELDLEDRVVAINRVAKVVKGGKNYRFSALVVVGDKNGHVGVGSGKALEVPEAIRKASEDAKKHLVKVNLVGTSIPHPTVGVFGAGRVFLKPAHEGTGVIAGGPVRAVCELAGISDIRTHNLGTSNPINVVNATIEGLRGLKSVESVAKLRGKSVEEILG, via the coding sequence ATGGAACGTTCATTAATCGACGCAAGAGAACTTGACCTTGAAGATCGTGTTGTAGCCATCAATCGTGTCGCCAAAGTCGTTAAAGGTGGTAAGAACTATAGATTCTCCGCACTTGTCGTAGTCGGTGACAAAAACGGTCACGTCGGCGTAGGCAGTGGGAAAGCTCTTGAAGTACCTGAAGCGATTCGCAAGGCGTCTGAAGATGCTAAAAAGCACTTAGTTAAGGTCAACTTGGTAGGTACAAGTATCCCTCACCCAACTGTAGGTGTTTTCGGAGCTGGACGTGTGTTCTTAAAACCGGCTCATGAAGGTACCGGAGTTATCGCAGGTGGCCCGGTTCGTGCCGTATGTGAACTCGCAGGTATTTCCGATATTCGTACACACAACTTGGGTACGTCAAACCCTATTAACGTGGTTAACGCCACCATTGAAGGGCTTCGCGGTCTGAAGAGTGTAGAAAGTGTTGCGAAACTTCGTGGAAAATCTGTAGAAGAGATTTTAGGCTAA
- the rplR gene encoding 50S ribosomal protein L18, translated as MFKKINKNANRIKRHKRIRNHISGTESRPRLSVFRSSAHIYAQVIDDVNGNTLASVSTLDKSLGLENTKNMDAAKAIGAAIAKRALDAGIEEVVFDRSGYLYHGRIKALADAAREAGLKF; from the coding sequence GTGTTTAAGAAAATTAATAAAAATGCGAACCGCATTAAAAGACATAAACGCATTCGCAACCATATCTCCGGTACCGAGTCACGTCCAAGACTTTCTGTTTTTAGATCCAGCGCTCACATCTATGCACAAGTCATTGACGATGTTAACGGGAACACACTTGCCAGTGTGTCTACATTGGACAAGTCACTTGGTCTGGAAAATACAAAGAACATGGATGCAGCCAAAGCTATCGGTGCGGCTATTGCAAAACGCGCTCTTGATGCCGGCATAGAAGAAGTCGTCTTTGACCGCAGTGGTTATCTATACCACGGACGTATCAAAGCACTCGCTGATGCGGCAAGAGAAGCTGGACTTAAATTTTAA
- the rplF gene encoding 50S ribosomal protein L6, translating to MSRIGKKPIEIPSDVEAKIDGNTVTVKGPKGTLTQTFDSSMNIVLEDGSIVVNRPSDNKKHKSLHGLTRTLIENMVVGVKDGYKKELEIIGTGYRAAKQGNKLALNLGFSHPLELEDPEGITTEVPAPTQIVVSGIDKQKVGQYAALIRKYRQPEPYKGKGIRYVGEYVRRKVGKTGK from the coding sequence ATGTCAAGAATTGGAAAAAAACCTATTGAGATTCCAAGTGACGTTGAAGCTAAGATTGATGGCAACACCGTTACAGTCAAGGGTCCCAAAGGCACACTCACTCAAACTTTTGATAGCTCCATGAACATTGTCCTTGAAGACGGTAGCATTGTGGTCAATCGTCCATCTGACAACAAAAAGCATAAATCACTTCATGGGTTGACTCGTACTCTGATTGAAAATATGGTAGTAGGGGTTAAAGACGGCTATAAAAAAGAACTCGAGATCATCGGTACCGGTTATAGAGCTGCAAAACAAGGCAACAAACTTGCGTTGAACCTTGGTTTCTCTCATCCATTGGAACTTGAAGATCCTGAAGGTATTACTACTGAAGTACCAGCGCCAACTCAAATTGTAGTATCAGGTATTGATAAGCAAAAAGTTGGTCAATACGCTGCACTTATTCGCAAGTACCGTCAACCTGAACCGTATAAGGGCAAAGGTATCCGCTACGTTGGTGAATATGTTCGTCGTAAAGTCGGTAAGACAGGTAAGTAG
- the rpsH gene encoding 30S ribosomal protein S8 — protein sequence MMTDPIADMLTRIRNGNNARHKSVDVPASNIKKEIANILLKEGYIKNFEVIDDDKQGVIRIELKYSDDNERVISGIKRISKPGLRVYAEAKELPKVLGGLGIAVISTSKGILTDSDARKQNVGGEVICYVW from the coding sequence ATGATGACAGATCCAATTGCGGATATGCTCACGAGAATTCGTAACGGCAATAACGCCCGTCACAAATCTGTGGATGTACCTGCATCGAATATTAAAAAAGAAATCGCGAATATCCTTTTGAAAGAGGGTTATATTAAGAACTTTGAAGTCATTGATGATGACAAACAAGGTGTGATTCGCATCGAATTGAAATATAGCGACGACAATGAACGTGTAATTAGTGGCATTAAGAGAATTTCGAAACCGGGTCTTCGAGTTTACGCCGAAGCCAAAGAACTTCCAAAAGTACTTGGCGGACTTGGTATTGCCGTAATTTCGACTTCAAAAGGTATCTTAACTGACAGTGACGCTCGCAAACAAAATGTTGGCGGCGAAGTCATTTGCTACGTTTGGTAA
- a CDS encoding type Z 30S ribosomal protein S14: MAKKSMVAKQKRKQKYSSREYTRCNICGRPHSVLKKYGICRICFRELAYKGQIPGVRKASW; encoded by the coding sequence GTGGCAAAGAAATCAATGGTTGCTAAACAAAAGAGAAAACAAAAGTATAGCAGTCGTGAATATACAAGATGTAACATTTGTGGGAGACCACACTCCGTACTGAAAAAATACGGAATTTGCAGAATTTGTTTCCGAGAATTGGCTTACAAAGGTCAAATCCCTGGCGTTAGAAAAGCCAGCTGGTAA
- the rplE gene encoding 50S ribosomal protein L5: MTSRLQTKYQDEVVNYLLEKFEYKNIMEVPKLEKVIINIGLGEAKDNPKALESAINDLTLISGQHPVTTYAKKSIANFKLREGAKVGCKVTLRGQKMYDFLDKLMNVALPRVRDFRGIKATAFDGRGNFALGLKEQIIFPEIEYDKVDAIRGMDIVIVTSANTDEEAKAFLEKMGMPFAK, encoded by the coding sequence ATGACTTCAAGATTACAAACAAAATACCAAGATGAAGTAGTTAACTATCTACTTGAAAAGTTCGAATACAAGAACATCATGGAAGTGCCGAAGCTGGAAAAAGTCATCATTAATATCGGACTTGGTGAAGCAAAGGATAATCCTAAAGCTCTCGAATCCGCCATTAATGATCTGACCCTTATCTCCGGTCAACATCCGGTAACCACTTACGCTAAGAAGAGTATTGCAAACTTCAAACTTCGTGAAGGCGCTAAAGTTGGTTGCAAAGTTACCCTTCGCGGACAAAAAATGTATGATTTCCTTGACAAGTTGATGAATGTGGCGCTGCCACGTGTACGTGACTTCCGCGGCATTAAGGCTACAGCATTTGACGGTCGCGGCAACTTCGCTCTGGGACTTAAGGAACAAATCATCTTCCCTGAAATTGAATACGATAAAGTCGATGCAATTCGCGGGATGGACATTGTTATCGTAACATCAGCTAATACGGATGAAGAAGCTAAAGCATTCCTTGAAAAAATGGGTATGCCTTTCGCGAAATAA
- the rplX gene encoding 50S ribosomal protein L24 — translation MRIKKGDTVKVIAGKDKGKTGKVLKTFPKLDKVIVENVNIVTKHLKPRGPQQPGGIEKQEAPIHVSNVAYFDGSKATRIGYKFEDGKKVRFAKSTGKTIK, via the coding sequence ATGCGCATTAAAAAAGGTGATACAGTAAAAGTCATTGCCGGCAAGGACAAGGGCAAAACCGGTAAAGTGCTCAAGACATTCCCTAAATTGGATAAAGTCATTGTAGAAAATGTCAACATCGTAACCAAACACTTAAAGCCAAGAGGACCACAACAACCGGGCGGTATTGAAAAGCAAGAAGCACCGATCCATGTGTCTAATGTAGCTTATTTCGACGGTTCCAAGGCAACTCGCATCGGCTATAAATTTGAAGACGGTAAAAAAGTGCGATTTGCCAAATCTACCGGCAAAACCATTAAGTAA
- the rplN gene encoding 50S ribosomal protein L14 — translation MIQQETRLRVADNSGAKELLVIKVLGGTNRRIANIGDIVVCSVKSATPGGVVKKGSVVKAVIVRTNKGISRQDGSYIKFDDNAAVIIKDDKSPVGTRIFGPVTRELRGANFMKIISLAPEVL, via the coding sequence ATGATACAACAAGAAACAAGACTACGTGTTGCCGATAACTCCGGAGCTAAAGAACTGCTTGTCATCAAAGTACTTGGTGGTACTAACCGTCGTATTGCAAACATTGGCGATATCGTCGTATGTTCTGTAAAAAGTGCAACGCCCGGCGGTGTTGTTAAAAAAGGTTCTGTAGTTAAAGCGGTCATCGTACGTACAAATAAAGGAATCAGCCGTCAAGACGGTTCATATATTAAATTTGACGACAATGCAGCGGTAATCATCAAAGATGATAAGAGTCCTGTGGGCACTCGTATCTTTGGACCGGTTACTCGTGAACTACGTGGAGCAAACTTTATGAAGATTATTTCTCTTGCTCCGGAAGTACTTTAA
- the rpsQ gene encoding 30S ribosomal protein S17 produces MERNQRKQITGVVVSDKMDKTIVVAVETFKVHPIYKKRFKNTTKFKAHDENNECHIGDRVRIMETRPLSKDKRWRLVNIIEKAQ; encoded by the coding sequence ATGGAAAGAAATCAAAGAAAACAAATCACCGGAGTTGTCGTCTCCGACAAAATGGATAAAACCATTGTTGTAGCTGTGGAAACTTTCAAAGTACATCCAATCTACAAAAAGCGTTTTAAGAACACTACTAAATTCAAAGCTCATGATGAAAACAACGAATGCCATATCGGCGACAGAGTTAGAATTATGGAAACAAGACCACTGTCTAAAGATAAGAGATGGAGACTTGTGAATATTATTGAGAAAGCTCAATAA
- the rpmC gene encoding 50S ribosomal protein L29: MKVKELHKESTENLQKRVGELKNELFNLRFRLATGQLENPAQIKMVKKDIARVKTILRQRELEVEKEA; this comes from the coding sequence ATGAAGGTTAAAGAACTGCATAAAGAGTCCACTGAAAATCTACAAAAACGTGTGGGGGAACTCAAAAATGAGCTTTTCAACCTCAGATTTAGACTCGCGACCGGACAACTTGAAAATCCTGCACAAATCAAAATGGTAAAGAAGGACATTGCTCGTGTTAAAACCATTTTGAGACAGCGCGAATTAGAAGTGGAAAAGGAGGCGTAA
- the rplP gene encoding 50S ribosomal protein L16, with protein MLMPKRVKYRRVHRGRMKGKALRGNTLSYGEYGLQALEPAWITSNQIESARRAMTRYIKRGGNIWIKIFPDKSVTEKPAETRMGSGKGAPSYWVAVVKPGRIMFEMSGVSEEVAREAMRLASNKLPIKTRFVMKQKEGESNEG; from the coding sequence ATGTTAATGCCTAAAAGAGTGAAGTATCGTAGAGTTCACAGAGGAAGAATGAAAGGTAAGGCCCTTCGCGGCAACACACTTTCTTATGGAGAATATGGTCTTCAAGCACTGGAACCTGCATGGATTACTTCGAATCAAATTGAGTCGGCACGTCGTGCGATGACTCGTTATATCAAAAGAGGGGGGAATATTTGGATTAAAATTTTCCCTGATAAATCCGTTACTGAAAAACCTGCCGAAACTCGTATGGGTTCCGGTAAAGGTGCACCATCTTACTGGGTGGCTGTGGTAAAACCAGGCCGCATTATGTTTGAAATGAGCGGCGTAAGTGAAGAAGTGGCTCGAGAAGCAATGCGTCTTGCAAGCAACAAACTTCCGATCAAAACCCGTTTCGTCATGAAGCAAAAGGAGGGCGAATCGAATGAAGGTTAA